In Oryzihumus leptocrescens, the following are encoded in one genomic region:
- a CDS encoding SDR family oxidoreductase: MELGLRDRVYVVSGASRGLGFATAEVLVAEGARVVLCARDEDAVTGAAARLGGPDHAIGIAGDLAAPATADALVAAAMARYGRIDGAVISVGGPPHGAVEDISDEVWRSAFESVFLGPLRLARATLATSTQEGVSITFVLSTSVRAPLPGLALSNGLRPGLAMAAKTLADEFGPRGARVNAILPGRIDTDRVRELDEATGRPQSTRREREQHIPLRRYGQPEEVGRVAAFVASPAASYMTGAMVTVDGGSTRSL, from the coding sequence ATGGAGCTGGGGCTGCGGGACCGGGTGTACGTCGTCAGCGGGGCCTCACGGGGGCTGGGCTTCGCCACCGCCGAGGTGCTTGTGGCCGAGGGCGCTCGCGTCGTGCTGTGCGCCCGCGACGAGGACGCGGTCACCGGGGCCGCGGCCCGGCTCGGCGGCCCGGACCACGCGATCGGGATCGCGGGAGACCTTGCGGCACCGGCGACCGCCGACGCGCTGGTGGCCGCCGCGATGGCCCGCTACGGCCGGATCGACGGAGCCGTCATCAGCGTCGGCGGACCCCCGCACGGTGCGGTCGAGGACATCAGCGACGAGGTGTGGCGCTCGGCGTTCGAGTCGGTCTTCCTCGGCCCGTTGCGGCTGGCCCGCGCCACGCTGGCCACCAGCACCCAGGAGGGCGTCAGCATCACGTTCGTCCTGTCGACCTCGGTGCGCGCTCCGCTGCCCGGGCTGGCGCTGTCGAACGGCCTGCGGCCCGGGCTGGCCATGGCCGCCAAGACCCTGGCCGACGAGTTCGGCCCCCGGGGCGCCCGGGTCAACGCGATCCTGCCGGGCCGGATCGACACCGACCGGGTCCGCGAGCTCGACGAGGCGACCGGCCGCCCGCAGAGCACCCGCCGCGAGCGCGAGCAGCACATCCCGCTGCGCCGTTACGGCCAGCCCGAGGAGGTGGGCCGGGTCGCCGCGTTCGTCGCCTCGCCCGCCGCGTCGTACATGACCGGCGCCATGGTCACCGTCGACGGCGGGTCCACCCGCAGCCTCTGA
- a CDS encoding DUF4232 domain-containing protein has protein sequence MPTTSEAACPPGGLKAAVGPGDAAMGLRVLALLVTNCGSTPAALSGYPRLELYDADGNLLAVRVRHGVSTVVPDPGPKPVRLAAGESARTDLVWRNTVLADGSTAQTATHVAVTAPPAGRQVLALTVDVGTTGVVDVTAWHRADSAGSAS, from the coding sequence GTGCCGACGACGTCGGAGGCCGCGTGTCCCCCCGGTGGCCTCAAGGCCGCCGTCGGCCCGGGGGACGCGGCGATGGGGCTCAGGGTCCTCGCGCTGCTCGTGACCAACTGTGGTTCGACCCCGGCGGCCCTGAGCGGCTACCCCCGGCTCGAGCTCTACGACGCGGACGGGAACCTGCTCGCGGTGCGCGTGCGCCATGGTGTGTCGACGGTGGTGCCGGACCCCGGCCCGAAGCCCGTGCGCCTCGCTGCCGGCGAGAGCGCCCGGACCGACCTGGTCTGGCGCAACACGGTGCTGGCCGACGGCAGCACCGCCCAGACGGCGACCCACGTGGCGGTCACCGCACCGCCTGCCGGCCGCCAGGTGCTGGCTCTCACGGTGGACGTGGGCACGACCGGCGTGGTGGACGTCACCGCGTGGCACCGAGCCGACTCCGCCGGAAGCGCCTCGTGA
- a CDS encoding DUF2252 domain-containing protein, with translation MSLPTPAQRRASGRSLRSAVPRSSHAGWHPPDSRPDPVATLRATDAVRLSELLGLRYSRMSASPFTFLRGSASVMAADLATTAQSGLWVQACGDAHIGNFRLLGTPEREINLDINDFDETLPAPFEWDLKRLAASAVVVGRQNGFSPEVCSGAALAAARSYRLRMAEYARERPLEVWYSSIDSLTLQDVVRHAQIDAQQKRLAHRRINKARRKDNLRAFRRLTTTVDGTLRFRDDPPRLYHHPQDDDIVHRAMTSYRGTLPHHVQVLFDRFELVDYSVKVVGVGSVGTRCWAVLFDGGDARTPLVLQVKQAGRSVLEPHAKPAEQDHQGRRVVEGQRVIQAAGDIFLGWTSGAVEGVDYYVRQLWDMKGKVDTELMSGESLVLFAELCGWTLARAHARSGDPGAIHGYLGSGQGFDRAIARFAVDYADQTERDHERLCEAISRGDVPGADGS, from the coding sequence GTGAGCCTCCCGACCCCAGCCCAGCGGCGCGCGTCGGGCCGGTCCCTGCGCAGCGCCGTCCCGCGCTCAAGCCATGCCGGCTGGCACCCGCCCGACTCCCGACCCGACCCGGTGGCGACCCTGCGCGCCACCGACGCCGTGCGCCTCTCCGAGCTCCTCGGGCTGCGGTACAGCCGCATGTCGGCCTCCCCGTTCACGTTCCTGCGCGGCTCGGCCTCGGTGATGGCCGCAGACCTCGCCACCACCGCGCAGTCCGGCCTGTGGGTGCAGGCCTGCGGCGACGCCCACATCGGCAACTTCCGTCTGCTGGGCACCCCCGAGCGGGAGATCAACCTCGACATCAACGACTTCGACGAGACGCTGCCTGCGCCCTTCGAGTGGGACCTGAAACGGCTGGCCGCCAGCGCGGTGGTGGTGGGACGGCAGAACGGCTTCTCACCCGAGGTCTGCAGCGGGGCGGCCCTGGCAGCGGCGCGCAGCTACCGGCTCCGGATGGCCGAGTACGCCCGCGAACGTCCGCTGGAGGTCTGGTACTCGAGCATCGACAGCCTGACCCTCCAGGACGTCGTCAGGCACGCGCAGATCGACGCGCAGCAGAAGCGTCTGGCCCACCGGCGCATCAACAAGGCGAGGCGCAAGGACAACCTCCGGGCGTTCCGCCGCCTCACCACCACCGTCGACGGCACACTGCGGTTCCGCGACGACCCGCCCCGGCTCTACCACCACCCGCAGGACGACGACATCGTGCATCGCGCGATGACCTCCTACCGCGGCACGCTCCCGCACCACGTCCAGGTGCTGTTCGACCGCTTCGAGCTCGTGGACTACTCCGTCAAGGTGGTCGGCGTCGGCAGCGTCGGCACCCGGTGCTGGGCGGTGCTCTTCGACGGGGGCGACGCCAGGACTCCCCTGGTGCTGCAGGTCAAGCAGGCGGGCCGGTCGGTCCTCGAGCCGCATGCGAAGCCTGCGGAGCAGGACCACCAGGGCCGGCGCGTCGTGGAGGGCCAGCGCGTCATCCAGGCAGCGGGCGACATCTTCCTGGGCTGGACCAGCGGTGCGGTGGAAGGCGTGGACTACTACGTGCGCCAGCTCTGGGACATGAAGGGCAAGGTCGACACCGAGCTGATGAGCGGGGAGTCCCTGGTGCTGTTCGCCGAGCTGTGCGGGTGGACCCTGGCCCGCGCCCACGCGCGCAGTGGCGACCCCGGCGCGATCCATGGCTACCTCGGATCGGGTCAGGGGTTCGACCGGGCCATCGCCAGGTTCGCCGTCGACTACGCCGACCAGACCGAGCGTGACCACGAGCGGCTCTGCGAGGCGATCAGCAGAGGTGACGTCCCCGGCGCTGACGGTTCCTGA
- a CDS encoding putative immunity protein has protein sequence MILPKVRDPRFVTIRRGGTLTDSDHQLLALWAAACAEHVLHLFESARPDDPRPRRAIEQARAWARGEVRMTEARTAGGHAMGAARDLRGAARHAAYAAGQAGAVAHVAAHELGAAAYAIKAARAATPEREAEAAGRLECRWQRDQLPEEVRELVLDDQRLRNEICWSVFDC, from the coding sequence ATGATCCTCCCGAAGGTCCGGGACCCGCGGTTCGTGACCATCCGCCGCGGTGGGACCCTCACCGACTCCGACCACCAGCTCCTCGCCCTGTGGGCGGCTGCCTGCGCCGAGCACGTCCTGCACCTCTTCGAGTCGGCCCGGCCTGACGACCCGCGACCGCGGCGGGCGATCGAGCAGGCTCGAGCCTGGGCGCGTGGCGAGGTCAGGATGACCGAGGCCCGCACGGCAGGCGGCCATGCCATGGGCGCGGCCCGCGACCTGCGGGGGGCAGCCCGGCATGCCGCCTACGCTGCCGGCCAGGCTGGGGCCGTCGCTCACGTCGCTGCCCACGAGCTCGGTGCGGCTGCCTATGCGATCAAGGCCGCGCGCGCTGCCACACCGGAGCGCGAGGCCGAGGCCGCGGGGCGACTCGAGTGCCGGTGGCAGCGCGACCAGCTCCCGGAGGAGGTTCGCGAGCTCGTCCTCGACGACCAGCGGCTGCGCAACGAGATCTGCTGGTCGGTGTTCGACTGCTGA